The DNA region GATGAAGACTCCCATGGGATCTGTTGGCCATTTGTCTCCTGAACGACATCTTTACGAGTATGTAGAAAAATGTCATAAATATTTAACCCCGGAGTATTCATGTATCGCAACAAATATTTAGTGTATACACTGTGATGTCCTGTGCCGTCAGATGCTACACGCCCCGGGGCCGTAGCATAAGAAATAATTGATCCTGCGGGGGCGTCCATACGGGCCAGACCTCGACTGGCGGATCTGAAGTTTTGGACAAATGGATTATTCCTACAGGCATCAAGAATAACAATATTTAAAGAATTTTTTACATCCCCCATCTTGTCGAGAACTTTACCGGCATCCAAACATTCATACTTAGTGTCTGATGCGGATTGTAACGAGGCATCAACTGGGACAAGGTAATTGTGCCCATTGATCTGTATCCCATGGCCTGCATAGTAGAATAACCCTACGCTTCTTTTGCCAAGACTTGCATAAAAACGATCAAGCGTCCGCTCCATTTCTTTGAGTGTCATGTTGTCTTTGTGAATAACATTAAATCCGAATTTGCGTAGAGATGTAGCAATTGCATCAGCGTCATGCGTAGGGTTCGCAAGTGGATTCGCATGATAGGAACCATTGCCAATGACAAGGGCTTGATAGCTTTCGAAGCGGGAATTATGGGATGCAGATTCAGTCGCATTAACCGTCGTAACGGAAGGTAATGGTGCCATGACAGGGGAGCTCTTAGCAGGGAAGTTGTCCGTTAAAAACCACTGAGGACTATCGAGTTCCTTTTTTACATATGTCACCCTTACGCTACCATTGCTATGAATTGTTCGAATTCTTGTCTGTGACAATACATCGATTTCAACAGATTTCGTATCATTTTTGAATGTTGCATAAAGTAAATCGCGAACGAACAAGCCTTGAAATTTTCGCTCTCCAACTTTTTTTAAATCCTTAAAAAAAACTCCACCAGCTACAAGTAAAGGGTCACTAGAGCTATCAATGTATGCAACACCCCTTCTAATAGACAACGTGAGCTCATCTGCACCTGATTTAAGCTTTTTGGTTTCTCCATTAAAGGTCCAAATGACAGATTCACGTACCCATAAGCCATCAATCGAAAGAGGATTAGACTCTGGAATTGTTTTATAATCTACATATGGGAGCACTGTAGCGCACCCGAACAATAAGAAAATAACAGTATACATCAAATTTTTTAAACTTGAAATATTCTTAAAATTCTTCATGTGATTTGAAATTCTATTCAAATTGCATCTTCTTCGGTATTATAATAGAAAATCTTGTTTTCGAAAATTTCCATTTTAAAAAAAGTAAACCGCCACAAACAACCTAACGTGATTTTTGTTACTCACATTTAGAAAACGATATCTGTAAAGAAATGCTTGAGTCAATTAGTTCATCCGGCTAAAGCGAACTTTTTACAAAATGAAAGGACATGGCGTCCAACCGATAATCATACCACTGAGCATCGGGAGGAGTAATCACCATGTCCACGAGTTTCATCTACCACGCGTTCGGCCTGCGAGGCTACGACTACGTTCGCCAAGATTTCATCGCAGGCAATATCATCCTGAAAGTACAGCCCAAGGATGGCTTGATTCGTTGTCCTTGCTGTCATTCCAGAAACATCATTCGCCACGGCTTTGCCGAGAGATGGGTTCAGACTGTGCCCATCGGTTTCAAGCCTGTCTGGCTGGTCATTCCCGAACAGCGGATAGGATGTCGCAATTGCGGCGTCATTCGCTTGATCGACATTCAAATTGCTGAGCCAAGGCGTTGGTATACCAAGGCCTTTGAGCGATATACCCTCGCCTTGGCGAAGAAAATGACCATTCAAGATGTGGCTGACCTTCTCGGCGTCGGTTGGGATACCATCAAATCAATCTTCAAACGGTATCTGTTTCGCCGTTTCGCAAAGCCAAAATTGGGGAAGCTCAAGTACATCGCCATCGACGAAATCAGCGTCCGCAAAGGACAGAAATATTTGACGCTGGTCATGGACCTCGAAAGCGGCGCGGTTTTTTTCGTCGGTGAGGGGCGAAGCCGAGAAACGCTCATGCCATTCTGGAACCGACTCAAGAAGACAAGAGCCAAGATTGAGGCTGTGGCCACGGACATGAACGCAGGCTACATCAGCGCTGTCATGGAAAGTCTGCCCGACACGGCTATCGTGTTTGACCGATTTCATGTGGTCAAACTGATGAATGAAAAGATTACCCAGATTCGGCGGCAACTCTTTCGGGAACTCACATCGCCGCTTGAAAGGAAGGCAGTAAAAGGTACACGGTGGATTCTCCTGAAGAACCCGGAGAACCTGGATGAAAGCCGTGATGAAAAGCAGCGGCTGGACGAGGCATTGCGGCTGAACAAATCGTTGGCAACAGCCTATTATCTGAAAGAAGACTTACGACAACTCTGGTCACAGCCGGACAAGGCAACAGCGAAGAAGGTTATCGCTGACTGGATAGCCAGGGCCGAAGCCTCGGAAATTCGACCTTTGCAGGTCATGGCGAGGACGCTTGCAGCACATCGCTTCGGCATCCTCGCTTACTACGATCACCTCATCTCGTCAGGCCCCATCGAAGGCACGAACAACAAGATCAAAACACTGAAACGACAGGCATACGGCTATCGGGATACTGAGTTCTTCAAGCTCAGGATCATGGGCATTCATGAATCGAAGTACGCTTTAGCCGGATGAACCCAAGAAATGGGGGGATTACCGTCCCCCATTGCTTCTATCAATATTGCAGATTGTTGACGATCTGCGCAGGTGAACCATGTGGCAAGCATTCTCCGATAAACCCTTCACTTTTTGTATTTCATATTGTATTAAATGGTGATTGTCTGGTGTGCAGGATATGTATCGTGCGAAGAAGGACTGGATATTTTTTACAGAGAGCTAGTCCAAGATGGGTTGCATCGTCTCAATTTTTTGATGCGCAAATAAGGGAGAGTCTTTTTGTTAAACTGTTGTCGTAGCTCGCTTGGCGTTCGCCGTTCCCTAAAGAATCAGAGTTTTCGACAGGCTGCGGCTTTTACTATTTGTTTCATTCTTTTGCTGAGTTCCGGGTCTTGGGCTTCGGCTAACCCATTGCGCTTGGCACTACTTATAGGCAACGCCAACTATGCTTTTGCCCCTCTCCGTAACCCTATAAATGATGTCAGGGGAATGGCTCATGAGTTGCAAAAATTGAATTTCAATGTGACGGAACTCGAGAATGTGAGCCAGGCTGGCATGATTGAGGCAATACAGCGTCTTGCTGCACACGCGAATACAGAAAATTCCATAGTCGTATTCTATTATGCTGGGCATGCCGTCCAAATGGAAGGTAAAAATTATCTCCTACCTGTGAGCTTTAGGGCCAGCAGTGAGGCGGGGGTGCCAGCACAGTCTCTTTGCCTTGACGAAATTCTCAGTTGTCTTGAAATAAAAGGCAATACTAACATCCTAATTTTAGATGCCTGTCGAGTCAATCCGTATGATGCGTCCACAGCAAACTATTCAGGCAGCAACAGGGCTATTCGGGGCTTGACCATTAAGATGCGGAATAAAGGGCTGGCCCCTATGAAGGGGGCTTCCGGAACATTCATTGCTTTTTCAACTAGCCCCGGTCAACCAGCTTCGGATGGGGAGGCAACGCACGGTCTATATACGCAGTACCTTCTGCGCTACCTTGCCGGACCTGGCTTAAGTATTGAAGAGATCTTCAAAAAGGTCCGGGTGGCGGTGTTAAAAGAGAGTCGACAACAGCAAATTCCCTGGGAACGTTCCTCTTTGCTCAATGACTTCTATTTTATCCCTCCAAGTAAGGATGAGCTTACGAAAAAATCCGTCAGAGATCTTCTGCAAGAAGCGCGGATAGACATAAGCGCAGGACGCTATGGTGTGGCTTACAAACGACTAAAAATAGCAAATGCAATGTCCGCAACCGATGATGAAATTCAGCAGATCCAGAAACAAATGGAAAAGATAAAAAAGGAGTTAAGAGAATAATGAGGCCCTTCATCGCTGTGCTTGTCGTTTTGTGTGTGGCGTTGCTTTGTGGCTGTAGTGGCACAAAGGTGTATCAGAATTCACCGTATGGACTTTATTCTGATGGAATGTATAGCCCGGATGCGCCTGAGGCAAAAACTCTTATACCACTTATTCATAACGCAAACAAAACACCACGAGCGTACTGGGTCCACTGGCAAATTGCTTACTGGGCGTACTTGCACAAGCATTATGGAACTGCACTATTTGCTTTGAATGAATTAAACAAATATTATCCCGAGTTGGACTATCAATATTATTATCGAAATTTCAACTTAGCTATTATTCTTTACCGATTAGGGATGGTGCAAGCAGCACGCGGGCGTTTTGAATATGTTCAGGAGTGCTCAAATAATTTCTTACTGAATAATCGGTGTACAATCTTTTTGATGGCTATCGACAATGGGGAAGTGGTAAAGGAGGATTATTATGCGTATGATTATTAGCATTATTATAACTCTTTTGTTTACACCCGCTTTACTTTTTGCCTCTCAGTCAACGACATACTCTATAAGAATACCCTATATAATTACTTGTGAAAAGATTTCCGATAGCCCGTCCAGTTTTGTCTTCAAAGTTCAGATCGCCAAATTTAATATAACATCTGCTGTGAACTTCAAACGGTCAAAATATGCTACGGAGAACCAGATATCAGCAGTGGTATACAGTGCAGGGCTCTTTTTGCCCATCATTCTGTTGTCCCCCGATAGTTTTGCACAGTCTATCGCTGACAACCCCGTTTCTGTTAGTTCTGCGCAAGTAGTTGAAGAGCATGCCCTCTCTGATCTGCAGGTAAAAGTGGTAATAAATGGGGAAGACATGGGGGAGTTCAAAACAAATGCGCAGGGAGTATTGACTGTTGATAGCAATGATAGGGGAGTCTATGGCTTTTATGCCAGCTCAGATCAATATGGTATGTCAATATCCAAGGAAATATACATAAAATAGCAAAAGGAGATATGGCGTTGTCAAAAGGATTGTCGCTGGTTATTGGAGAGCCAGAACTATTTGCCGTTGAAAGTGCAGAAATTCTGTGTGTGTAAAAAAAATTATAAATCAAAGGGAAAGCAAAATGAAATCTTGTTTTAAACTTTTGTCTTTGTTCATGTTGCTGATATTTTTTAATGGATGTGTAGCAAATATGGTGCAACAACCTCCGATGACAATTCGATCTGAATACACTTATTTAACTAAAACTACAGTTACAAATCCTTATGTTATTGCGATTGGTGATATTGTCGGTGTGGCCGTTGCGTCTTCTGCATGGATTGGAGAATATTCTTTTAAATTTTATGATGATATCACTATGAAAGAGATTCAACAGGAAAAATTGCCAGAGTATTGGTCTCAAGCTCAGGCTGGAAATAATTTCCATGGATGCTATACAAAGTATGAGAACAATATGACAACCGTCAGAGGTCAACACGACTTTTTTGCCACAATCGATGATTATGTGTCTTCAGCTGACAGGACAGATGACTATATATTTGCCACAAAAAAAAAGGATGGCAGGCTCAGCTTGATGCAATATGATCTCAATGGAAAGAACGGTAAGGAGATTATGCATATAAATGTTAAAAAATTGAGTAATACTGGCACTGTTCTCTGGGCGCTAGGTATAGTCAGTGCACAACAGCAATATGCTAGTGGTAACGTAGTTTGTATGGATAATAAGGTGTACTTTGCAACAGATACATGGTGGGAGAAACTGGGTTCAAATCAAGAAACTTTTAATGATGAACATAAGCTTTATGTTTTTGACGTTGACGGACATGATGCCGCAAGTATAGGCGGAAAAACTAGCTATTACCTTGGGAAGTGCGGTACAGAAATTATTAGTGGTGGTTGTATTTTAAACACAAAGACCTTGAAGAAACAACCGCTCGAGAATGGCGAATATCTTTTTGGATATAGTGCAAGGCATATTTTTTACCGAGATAACGATGGAAGTATATACTATAAAGAAATGTAGTAGTTGTGTGTGAGTTGGTCTTATCGACGGTAATAGAATCGGGATATGGACCTGAGCAAATTCTGTGTGGTTCTTTCTCTTTTATACATACATTTGTGAATGTTACCTACCGTATTTGGTCGGTCTCGCAAGATTGATTTCCAGGTGTAGAGCCTAGGCTTGGCTTGAAGCGGGTGCTGAGTTCACCGTAGTTCTCTCATTGTGTGCGAAAAAACAGCGACAGTGCGAGTGCCTGCCATCCGTCTCTTTCCCGCTGAAGAAAGAGACGGGTGGCCCTCCTAATAGCGGATGTTGTTCAAGGAGGACACATCCTGCCGAACCAGCCTCCTCCCGTTCTTCGTCTGAGCCGAGGCCAGCAGGGGCTCATCCTTTCGGTCCTGAAAATAGCCTTTGGACCAAGCCAGTTTGCCGTTGTGAAAAATGCGCACGTCGCCGATTTCTCCACCTGTCGAGGCAACGACATCCTTGACCTCAACGAAGCCACCATTCTGATGTTCCGCTGAAATGGAAACTGTCGGGGGCGGAGACCTAAGCGCTTCGACGATGCTGACGCCCGCAGCGTTCGCAGCAGGAAGCGTTTTATTGGAAAGAGGCGTTGACCAAGTCTGGCCTCTGATAGACGTCTGAAAGTTGACTGAAGGAGACTTGACCGTATTTCTCTATTTCATAGTATGGCAAGTGTGAGGGCGGAGTGAGCACGGCCTGGTCGAAAAAACGATGCGGGGTCCAATAGTCCAGCTGTCCAGGCTCTCGAACGTGAATGACACGCGGTGGTCAAAGGACTTCCCGGACCACTGATATACAGAATAAACACCGTTTTTGAATTTGATGCAAAGCTCACCCTTTTCGTCCAAAACCATCTTCTCAACCTCGTCATGCCGTAGCTGCAAAAAAGACGCTTTGTAAAAGTTTTTTTGATCACCTCCATCAACTCGCTGTTGGTGGCGATAACGTATGTAGGAATTCCTTCCCGTTCCGCTTTTTCCTTTCTCCAGACACGGAGCTTATCAAAGAAAAATTTTTCAGGCTCACTCAGCGTGGGGGAGCCAGCGCGGCTTGGTTCGGCTTCGAGAACAAGCTCGTATTCAAGAAACACGGTCCAATACGCCTTGGTGCCGACCTGGAAGAATTCGGGCCGCGATGACCGGATTTCCTTGTTCATGATGAACTTGCGATACTGTTCGTCCTGAAAAACTCCCTTATCCCGATCAAACGGAATCGTGATGACGCGTGTTTCCATTGTGACTCCTGTTTTTTTGCAGTGGAAACACAATATCGGACGACGCGGCTTTTTGCTTTAGCCTATATATACGGAGCCGTTTCCTGGTTACAGCGGATGCTCGGAAAAACATGCAGTGTGAAGCCCTATATATAGGCCTGCCAGCACCTCCCAACACCGTAGTAGATATATAGCGTTCCTATATATACAGAAACTGCGCGGAAACAAGAAAAGGGACCGCTTTTGGCGGTCCCTCAGATTGATGAC from Maridesulfovibrio bastinii DSM 16055 includes:
- a CDS encoding caspase family protein; amino-acid sequence: MNRISNHMKNFKNISSLKNLMYTVIFLLFGCATVLPYVDYKTIPESNPLSIDGLWVRESVIWTFNGETKKLKSGADELTLSIRRGVAYIDSSSDPLLVAGGVFFKDLKKVGERKFQGLFVRDLLYATFKNDTKSVEIDVLSQTRIRTIHSNGSVRVTYVKKELDSPQWFLTDNFPAKSSPVMAPLPSVTTVNATESASHNSRFESYQALVIGNGSYHANPLANPTHDADAIATSLRKFGFNVIHKDNMTLKEMERTLDRFYASLGKRSVGLFYYAGHGIQINGHNYLVPVDASLQSASDTKYECLDAGKVLDKMGDVKNSLNIVILDACRNNPFVQNFRSASRGLARMDAPAGSIISYATAPGRVASDGTGHHSVYTKYLLRYMNTPGLNIYDIFLHTRKDVVQETNGQQIPWESSSLTDYFYFIPSN
- a CDS encoding ISL3 family transposase, producing the protein MSTSFIYHAFGLRGYDYVRQDFIAGNIILKVQPKDGLIRCPCCHSRNIIRHGFAERWVQTVPIGFKPVWLVIPEQRIGCRNCGVIRLIDIQIAEPRRWYTKAFERYTLALAKKMTIQDVADLLGVGWDTIKSIFKRYLFRRFAKPKLGKLKYIAIDEISVRKGQKYLTLVMDLESGAVFFVGEGRSRETLMPFWNRLKKTRAKIEAVATDMNAGYISAVMESLPDTAIVFDRFHVVKLMNEKITQIRRQLFRELTSPLERKAVKGTRWILLKNPENLDESRDEKQRLDEALRLNKSLATAYYLKEDLRQLWSQPDKATAKKVIADWIARAEASEIRPLQVMARTLAAHRFGILAYYDHLISSGPIEGTNNKIKTLKRQAYGYRDTEFFKLRIMGIHESKYALAG
- a CDS encoding HRDC domain-containing protein, which produces METRVITIPFDRDKGVFQDEQYRKFIMNKEIRSSRPEFFQVGTKAYWTVFLEYELVLEAEPSRAGSPTLSEPEKFFFDKLRVWRKEKAEREGIPTYVIATNSELMEVIKKTFTKRLFCSYGMTRLRRWFWTKRVSFASNSKTVFILYISGPGSPLTTACHSRSRAWTAGLLDPASFFRPGRAHSALTLAIL
- a CDS encoding caspase family protein, encoding MALLIGNANYAFAPLRNPINDVRGMAHELQKLNFNVTELENVSQAGMIEAIQRLAAHANTENSIVVFYYAGHAVQMEGKNYLLPVSFRASSEAGVPAQSLCLDEILSCLEIKGNTNILILDACRVNPYDASTANYSGSNRAIRGLTIKMRNKGLAPMKGASGTFIAFSTSPGQPASDGEATHGLYTQYLLRYLAGPGLSIEEIFKKVRVAVLKESRQQQIPWERSSLLNDFYFIPPSKDELTKKSVRDLLQEARIDISAGRYGVAYKRLKIANAMSATDDEIQQIQKQMEKIKKELRE